TTGGGTTCTTCCAGGTTTTCACTTTGGTaatattcaaaaatcaagGAAAATATTTCTATCGGGAGATTCTGAATCGTTGCACTCGTCGAGTGCATTGAGATCGGTGCTTGTTGAAGTAGGTTAAGTTCAAAGGAAGAGGCGCGGGCCTACGCGatcaatattcaatgtttGGCATTGCCGGGTTCTGGCTCTTTTCCTGAACTTTCACTGGCACGGCTCATTTTATTGCATCTGGTACAGGAATAGGGAGTAATCGACTTATTCTAGCGCTTATCCCTCAAAATGTCTGCAATCATTCCCCAAAGGCAAAAATCAACGAGGGACGCAGCCATGTTGAAACTCTCTTCCCAAATTGATGCGTTGACGAAAGAACGGAACGACCTCCACCTTCAAATTGACAAGATTGACGAAAAGCTGTCTAATATTCGCGCAGAGTTTGGCGCCATATACAACGAGCCGTCGCCATTGCTCAACCTGCCAGCCGAGATTACCTGCCTAATCTTCGACTACGCAACTATTACGCCTCCCGGGTACGGCTCCAACTATCTGTTTTCGTCTCGGGTCCAGGAAGATCAAAGGGAGCCGGAAACGACAACAGAACTCGTTCTCTCTCATGTGTGTAGGAGATGGCGCGAGGTTGCGCTCAGTTATCCGCGTTTATGGGCAAGATTCATGTATAGGGAGGACGAGAATATTTTGGGGGACGAACTTGATCTGCAGCGTTTTGAAACATACCTGAGCAGGTCGGGAACCCAGAGTCTAGAGCTACTCCTCGATTTCAACGACAACGACTTTAACCCTGGTCGACCGAATACCACAACCAGCGACAATCGCGCTCGTGTCCTCGACATGGCTTTGTCTCACGTCGCGCGATGGAGGGTTGTCACGATTAGGGTGGACTTTGATTTTCGCGTCCTCAATCGACTACGACATCTTACCGAGCAGGAAGTACCGAAACTGGAGTACTTTGCGTTCTGCCCTTACCCTTCAATGAGCCGGGCACATGGCACAGGCGACATCGAGGAAAGGTTTAACCTGGCAGACAGAGCGACCGCGTTACAATCTACAATTTTTACAGGCGGTGCCCCAAAACTCAACTACGTTCATTTAGGTGGTTATGGCAAAATCCTCCCCCCGCTTTCCAACATCACCACTCTGAGGCTCGAAGCAGAAGATTTTGCTGAATACGTGCTTTCCTGGCCCGCGATGCGCCAGATCATGGATATACCTACCCTTACCAATCTGTCAATTGTAGGAAATGTATTCGATCCACCTGCAATGGAACATGATTTGCCTCTCATCACGATGAATGTTCTTGAGCACTTGCGGTATGAAAACGACGCCATGACTCTCCTGTTACCATATCTCCGCCTACCAGCCCTCCAAAGCCTTGTCCTACGCAACGTTTGGCTACCCGAGGAGCTAGGACAGACggtccccgtccccgtcccaAAACCAGGCACAGGATACTTCTTTCCATCGCTAACGACATTGACCCTCATTGATTCGACTACCTCGACCGTCCTCGCCGGTCGATTCTTCGCACACCTAACAAAGAGAGCCAAGACGGTGCTTCTGTCCATTGAAGAGCCTGAAGAAAACATCCTTATCCCACTCTACTCATACCTGCCAAAGGAATGCTGGCCGGAACTGTCCACGCTCATCCTGAACCTCAGCACCGATGATGATGTCCAGCTCATCATTGAGTTGGCTACTAAAGGGCCCAACCGCCGTGGTAAGAAAGTGCAGGTGTGGTTGTGTGACGTTTTGGAGAAGACATGGCGCGAGGATTACCGGGCCCGGTTTGCCAGGCTCGAGGAGGCGTGTACGATCAAAACGCTTTCAGAAACGCCATCGTCAACGTTGGAGGCGGATGAGCAGTGTGTGTGGGATATGCTTTCACCCGTGTGGCCGCCTGCTTCTGGGGAAAGAGTATATCCAGGCTATACGAATAATGACGACCCCTTTGAAATCGACCTACATTCATTTACTCAGTTTTgagttttttgtttttgtttttgtaaAATTAGATCTTGTCAAATGTTGTAGACTACAGATACAAATCATAGCATAAGTGGAAAACAAAAATCTAGGCCTCtgtccttctctttttccgGGGGTTGGGTTCTCCTCCAAAGTCTTCGTCCACATCCATTTCGTCCTTGCCCGCTTTCAACCCCTTCATTTTTCTTGTCTGCAACTTGCTCAGATCTTGATTTCCTACATGCACACGTCCTCTGAGATCGCCCATCTCGTCCACTTcctggttcttcttctttttgccAAGACCCGACTCGATATCGCTCTTCTTCAGCTTAGGTCTCTTCATAGCCTGCTTGAGCAGCTCGGCGTCCGCTGGCTGGTGTCTCCGCAGAACGAGGTCAAGCGACGGCCCCATCGGCGTAAGCTCGACGCGCGGGATGCGTGTACCAGACGCGAGTAGCTTGAGGGTGTATGTCCGGATGTGGACTTTTGGAAAGTTGGAAGTGTCCTCGACTACCGCACCACTAGAGGGTTTGGGCCGTGAGGCGTACGCCATGGCGGTGGCGTTGTTCAGCGAATCGGGGGTTGGTCCACAGGAGATGCTGATGATGTGCTCGATGCCAGGAAGACATATTGATTCGATCTCTTCGCCGTTGAAAAAGTCGATCAGCATTGATTTAAGCTGAATAAACCGCGGGTGGGTGTCGAACAGCTCAGAGGCAAAGTGCATCAGTGGCTTATGTCCTGGTGTCGATTTGGGAGTCTAATGTGGAAATTAAAAGAAAGAATGCCGGGTTGAAAGAAGAAACGCACTTTAAAATCAGCCATCCCGACCCAATTCTCCACTCCAACTTCTGCCATGTCCAGAACTTTTCCGTCATACATACGAACAAAAGTCAATCCATGAGGCcgtttcttcgtcgtctgacCGAAAACAAACATCGATGCATCATTTTTGTTTGCCCAGAATTCAAGAGATGCTATTGAAGTCGAGGCTTCATCGAATGGATGTATAGCATTTTTCTTGTTAAAAGCAATAGCATTTGGACGTTTCAAGGCCATCTTTGAGTTTTGTGAGATTAGTATCTACACGAATATGCATGAACGAGATTATTGACTTACCAGTTCACGCATAACATTATTGAGGACCTCGCCTGTATGAGTTCCCTTTACAAAAATGGCGGTTCTTGGATCTTCAACCTCCTTGGGCTGGCGTGCCTCCAGGGCTCGTTTAGATCGAGCATTTTTTGGTTTACTAATAGAAGGAAGACCATTGCATGAGTATATGTTCAAAAATTCGCTATAAGTTACTTTACATTGTTCGCAACATCAGAGATAGAAAAAAGGTAATTTACTACAGGAAAAAGTGATAGAGCGATATTATTGGCTGCCTCCCAATGGCTTCTAATATAAGCACAAGCAAATATGATTTAGTGTATTTGGCACTCTCGGCTTAACGCGGCGACGGGCGTGTTGTCTTTTCAACTGAGTTTGAATTTTGTggacttgaaaaaaaatcagcTTTGACGACTTGTCCAAGGTTTTAAAGAAAACCCTtgaaaatgaataaaaaaatatgCCATTTTAGAAGGTATCGACTTATTAGAAACATTCTCCGTCATTTCAAGCAGTATTCACCAATATAAATAAGTTATGGTATGACTCATCACTGGCATACAATCGGTTTTAAACATGCTAAATAGTTAAGAAAGCTTTCGGTTTATTGAAAGCTCTCTCTCTTCCGTAACGCAGGAAAAACTTGTTTGTGACTTTATAGGACCGATCTCCCCCTCGGATCTCTCTTTCAATCCATCGAGTTCAATATGACCGGGGATGCCAAGGCTCTCAACTACGTTACCAGTAGATGCGGAGGACTGCGAGTTGTCCAACCAGATATGTCTGGCAAGACGAGACGGTCCAGAATATACTTTAGTTGACTCGATATCGGCTGTCGGATTCTGGTCTGACCAATGAGCTGTTGATGCCCAAACAGTCGCCAGAAGAACGCCAACAATTTCTACGTAGTCGTTGGTAAAAAATGTGTATGCCCCTTTTAGAAAGTTGGAGTCACGGAAAAGCATAATCAGTTGGATAATGCTCAAAATGACGGGGAACACGAAGTTGGATACAGCTATCCAGAATAGTGCCTTAATTTTTGATGTATAGGTTACTATATTTCACGAAATGGTGTGTCGGTTAGAAAGAAGATCAGTTGCGCGAAACGGCATTACTCACCGCGATAAGTACCTGATGCTACTGTTCGTCCTGGAGTGTGCATGACGGATTTAAGTCGGAAGATAAATAGAGTCGATGTTGCACTGAAATTCTTCTAAGCGACGGCTCGTTATCAATTGAATATTAAACTAAACTTACGTATTGTCAATGACCTGAAGGATCCACTCAATTTTGATGCCTGGAAAACGGTGCCATGGACTTTGGGCAACACTAATGGGATCTCCAGAAACGGTCTGAACTAGCTGAACATATTGAACAGAGAAAAATATTATGTTGACCATGCGTCCAATCTTGATTAGAACCAGAGGCACAAATATTGCACACCATATCGGCTTTGGGGTACGGGTAAAGGGATACACAGCGAGAAGCCGAATAACAAGGATGAACTCGACGAGTAATGGAGTGCCGCTGCTGACAATGCCGAATACTACTGATGTTAATGGATTAAGGGGTTGTAACGGTGCCAGGATTGCTCGAATCTAATTGAATAAAGTTGAGTCAACTTAATGGATTTCGAATTATGGGAGAAAATACCTCGAGAACCGCGTTAAAGAATACCATGAAAAGTCCCAATAAAATAGATAGGACGtttaaaataaaaattgGCCGACGGCGAGTGTCTTTGGTAGAGAAATAAAATAGAGCGACAAGCAAAGGAAGCAGAACCCCTCCCCATGCTGTACCAATCATGAGAAAAGTGAGCGACGGCTGAATGGCAGCAATATAGTTGAGGCctggagggggaggagggaagACATTTGGCATAATATTCTCGGTAGAGTTTGCTTCCATTGTATGCTGGGGTACCGACTGTAGTAGAGCAAGTTCGTACTTTATAAATTGATTCTGTTTAAAGCACATAACTGATGTGAAAGGCTGCCGATATTACTGTTAATTATTGGTGTCATTGAGAAGGATGTTCGAGGACGGGGTTCAACACTGATTTCATCTTGATGTTGATTCCGGGGACCAGCACTGCTCCCGGTCTTTTGCTCGGGTGCAAAGCCATCAACAGTTGGAGGGGATTCTTTGAAGGCGGAAGAGCTATATAAAACTTCAAAACGTTTCCACTTCGCCGATATAAATCTTTCATAGCAAAGTATCCCAAAAGCCTTCATTtggtatatttttatttaAATCTATTAATCTACGTCGATCACGACAGTTGATGGATTTTGGCATATAAATATATTCAAGCAATTGCAAGGCGGTGCCGTGCAACTTTATGAGGAGTTCAAAGCACATTTATTCCAAACAATATATGATCTGACGCTCCACCGTAACATTCACTGGAATATTGTTCTCTGATGTAAATGATCTCGCGATATTTGGGGCGGATTCCGGGAGTCTTCAGTGTAAAGTTCACCTTGAAATGTTGGAGTTCAGGTTCAACTATAAATAGCCGGAGGATTTGCACACGGGCGCATGTGCCACCGGGACAATCCCGACAATCATGATTAGTCATCCCATTGAGGGGTCTTAGCCAGAGGACGCTGAGTCACACTGCCCCTTGCAGTGAACTCTTAGCATATTTATTATCGCGCTACAAGCAATTGAGGTGTTACAACCTAGGTGTGTATCTACCCTTTACTAAAACACTAAATATACTAATTACAGTGGGACGTGTATATTCAAAGGCTCTGGCCTTCAAGCAGTTGGAGCTCCTCAGGATTGAATGATATGCAGGTCCCCGATCGCCTACACGAAATCCCAATAATTTACCAATCGTACCGATGATGAACTTAAACCATGAAAATGGGAATCGTACTGTTGAGAAACGCCCAATCAAACCATTGACGACACGGCAGGAGAGAAAGCTAGTTGATTATCTCGACG
This Psilocybe cubensis strain MGC-MH-2018 chromosome 3, whole genome shotgun sequence DNA region includes the following protein-coding sequences:
- a CDS encoding Ribosome production factor 2-like protein (Ribosome production factor 2 homolog), whose translation is MEANSTENIMPNVFPPPPPGLNYIAAIQPSLTFLMIGTAWGGVLLPLLVALFYFSTKDTRRRPIFILNVLSILLGLFMVFFNAVLEIRAILAPLQPLNPLTSVVFGIVSSGTPLLVEFILVIRLLAVYPFTRTPKPIWCAIFVPLVLIKIGRMVNIIFFSVQYVQLVQTVSGDPISVAQSPWHRFPGIKIEWILQVIDNTATSTLFIFRLKSVMHTPGRTVASGTYRVTYTSKIKALFWIAVSNFVFPVILSIIQLIMLFRDSNFLKGAYTFFTNDYVEIVGVLLATVWASTAHWSDQNPTADIESTKVYSGPSRLARHIWLDNSQSSASTGNVVESLGIPGHIELDGLKERSEGEIGPINKPKNARSKRALEARQPKEVEDPRTAIFVKGTHTGEVLNNVMRELMALKRPNAIAFNKKNAIHPFDEASTSIASLEFWANKNDASMFVFGQTTKKRPHGLTFVRMYDGKVLDMAEVGVENWVGMADFKTPKSTPGHKPLMHFASELFDTHPRFIQLKSMLIDFFNGEEIESICLPGIEHIISISCGPTPDSLNNATAMAYASRPKPSSGAVVEDTSNFPKVHIRTYTLKLLASGTRIPRVELTPMGPSLDLVLRRHQPADAELLKQAMKRPKLKKSDIESGLGKKKKNQEVDEMGDLRGRVHVGNQDLSKLQTRKMKGLKAGKDEMDVDEDFGGEPNPRKKRRTEA